One window of the Holophagales bacterium genome contains the following:
- a CDS encoding sugar transferase has product MLKQQARAVAASLYAADLASTLGALAAAYLVRSEILPRFFPERLTALYPFTVYLVLVGPIVVIWTGLLFLSGAYRSRRTSGLKDETLLIAKIVLGGTVVLTILVYGLRLDFISRPFLPLFAFFNTLFLVVERIAVRMVARKVRAQGYNFRTVVLVGDTPRARSMARLIHDHPWWGLRLLGLVRERPASSEAGTTAGGLPVLGSLEDFPTILTSLPVDEVILAVDRGDIETLEDVFLMCEEMGVKTRLILDFFPHVFAKVELEEFDGTPLLTFSTTPTETGGLLAKRVLDVGIAATLGLVGLPFAALLALLIRVSSHGPVLFRQVRCGLNGRPFTFYKLRTMVEGAEGLLPEVAHLNEHEGPVFKASHDPRVTAFGRFLRRFSLDELPQLWNVLKGEMSLVGPRPPLPEEVSRYEKWQRRRLSMKPGLTGLWQVSGRSDLPSFDQWMELDLAYIDNWSLTLDFKILLRTIPTVLSGKGAR; this is encoded by the coding sequence ATGCTGAAGCAGCAGGCCCGGGCCGTCGCCGCCTCGCTCTATGCCGCCGACCTCGCCTCGACGCTCGGCGCCCTCGCCGCCGCGTACCTCGTCCGGAGCGAGATCCTCCCCCGTTTCTTTCCGGAGCGCCTGACGGCGCTCTATCCGTTCACGGTCTACCTCGTCCTCGTCGGGCCGATCGTCGTCATCTGGACCGGCCTCCTCTTTCTCTCCGGCGCCTACCGGAGCCGCAGGACGTCGGGCCTCAAGGACGAGACGCTCCTCATCGCCAAGATCGTCCTCGGCGGGACGGTCGTCCTGACGATCCTCGTCTACGGCCTCCGCCTCGACTTCATCTCGCGGCCCTTCCTGCCGCTCTTCGCGTTCTTCAACACCCTGTTCCTGGTCGTCGAGCGCATCGCCGTCCGGATGGTGGCGCGAAAAGTCCGGGCCCAGGGCTACAACTTCAGGACGGTCGTCCTCGTCGGCGACACGCCGCGCGCCCGCTCCATGGCCCGGCTCATCCACGACCACCCGTGGTGGGGACTGCGTCTCCTCGGCCTCGTGAGAGAGCGTCCCGCGTCGTCGGAAGCGGGGACGACGGCCGGAGGTCTCCCCGTCCTCGGGTCGCTCGAGGACTTCCCGACGATCCTCACCTCGCTCCCGGTCGACGAGGTGATCCTCGCCGTCGACCGGGGCGACATCGAGACGCTCGAGGACGTCTTCCTGATGTGCGAGGAGATGGGGGTCAAGACGCGGCTGATCCTCGACTTCTTCCCGCACGTCTTCGCGAAGGTCGAGCTGGAGGAGTTCGACGGGACGCCCCTCCTGACGTTCTCGACGACCCCCACGGAGACCGGCGGCCTCCTCGCCAAGCGGGTCCTCGACGTCGGCATCGCCGCGACGCTCGGCCTGGTCGGCCTCCCGTTCGCCGCGCTCCTGGCGCTCTTGATCCGCGTCTCCTCGCACGGCCCGGTCCTCTTCCGGCAGGTGCGCTGCGGCCTGAACGGGCGTCCGTTCACGTTCTACAAGCTCCGGACGATGGTCGAGGGCGCCGAGGGGCTGCTCCCCGAGGTGGCGCACCTCAACGAACACGAGGGGCCCGTCTTCAAGGCGTCGCACGACCCGCGCGTCACGGCCTTCGGCCGCTTCCTGCGCCGCTTCTCCCTCGACGAGCTCCCGCAGCTCTGGAACGTCCTGAAGGGCGAGATGTCGCTCGTCGGCCCGCGCCCGCCGCTCCCTGAAGAGGTCTCCCGCTACGAGAAGTGGCAGCGGCGCCGTCTCTCGATGAAGCCGGGCCTCACGGGCCTGTGGCAGGTCTCCGGGCGGAGCGACCTGCCGAGCTTCGACCAGTGGATGGAGCTCGACCTCGCCTACATCGACAACTGGTCGCTCACGCTCGACTTCAAGATCCTCCTCCGGACGATCCCGACGGTCCTCAGCGGCAAGGGCGCGCGCTGA
- a CDS encoding efflux transporter outer membrane subunit, which translates to MNRKLIPHASALFSATLLLGGCTMIPEYERPALPVADSFREAAGAGATAPTAPAETESVPAALPAVRDVPWQEFFTDARLRSVIDLALASNRDLRVSTLNVERVAALYRIQRSELFPTIGVQATGERYRIPESIGKDGQASTSSSYTVGLGMASWELDLFGRIRSLNARSLEQYLATEEARRGAQTSLVAAVAGTWLSLAASEENLRISRATLAAQQDSYGLIRQSRDAGIGSDLELSQAQSQVEAARAAVASFTGAVAVSRNALDLLAGTPVPADFLPERLVAVTDPKGLEAGLPSDVLLRRPDILAAEHLLRGANANIGAARAAFFPRISLTAGFGTSSPDLDGLFKSGTNVWSFAGQIVSPLFASGSLIANLKVSKLDREIAVATYEKAIQTAFAEVNDGLTLRTTLVTQRDAQEALVKSLEDFSRLSDARFKAGLDGYLGVLVAQQALFNAQRGAVGVRLAEQANLVTLYKVLGGGV; encoded by the coding sequence ATGAACCGCAAGCTGATCCCGCACGCATCCGCCCTCTTCTCGGCGACGCTCCTTCTCGGCGGCTGCACGATGATCCCGGAGTACGAACGGCCGGCGCTGCCGGTGGCGGACTCTTTCAGGGAGGCGGCCGGCGCCGGGGCCACCGCCCCCACCGCCCCCGCGGAGACCGAATCGGTTCCTGCCGCTCTGCCGGCGGTCCGGGACGTCCCCTGGCAGGAGTTCTTCACCGACGCGCGCCTCAGGTCCGTCATCGACCTCGCGCTCGCCAGCAACCGCGACCTCAGGGTCTCGACCCTCAACGTCGAGCGGGTCGCGGCCCTCTACCGGATCCAGCGCTCCGAGCTCTTCCCGACGATCGGCGTCCAGGCGACGGGCGAGAGGTACCGGATTCCGGAAAGCATCGGCAAGGACGGGCAGGCGAGCACCAGCTCGTCCTACACCGTCGGCCTCGGCATGGCCTCGTGGGAGCTCGACCTCTTCGGGCGCATCCGGAGCCTGAACGCCCGTTCCCTCGAGCAGTACCTCGCTACCGAGGAGGCCCGGCGGGGCGCGCAGACATCCCTCGTCGCCGCGGTCGCCGGCACCTGGCTGAGCCTTGCGGCCAGCGAGGAGAACCTCCGGATCTCGAGGGCGACGCTGGCGGCGCAGCAGGATTCCTACGGGTTGATCCGCCAGAGCCGCGACGCGGGAATCGGCTCCGACCTCGAGCTCAGCCAGGCGCAGAGCCAGGTGGAGGCGGCCCGCGCGGCCGTCGCCTCCTTCACCGGCGCCGTCGCGGTTTCGCGCAACGCGCTCGATCTCCTCGCCGGCACGCCCGTCCCGGCCGACTTCCTCCCGGAGCGGCTCGTCGCCGTGACGGACCCGAAAGGGCTCGAGGCCGGCCTGCCTTCGGACGTCCTCCTCCGCCGGCCCGACATCCTCGCCGCCGAGCACCTCCTCCGTGGCGCGAACGCGAACATCGGCGCGGCCCGGGCGGCGTTCTTCCCGCGGATCTCCCTCACGGCCGGCTTCGGCACCTCGAGCCCCGACCTCGACGGCCTCTTCAAGTCCGGGACGAACGTCTGGAGCTTCGCGGGGCAGATCGTCTCCCCGCTCTTCGCGAGCGGCTCCCTCATCGCGAACCTCAAGGTCTCGAAGCTGGACCGCGAGATCGCGGTCGCGACCTACGAGAAGGCGATCCAGACCGCCTTCGCCGAGGTGAACGACGGCCTTACGCTCCGGACGACGCTCGTTACGCAGAGGGACGCCCAGGAGGCCCTCGTGAAGTCACTCGAGGACTTTTCGAGGCTTTCCGACGCCCGCTTCAAGGCGGGCCTCGACGGTTACCTCGGCGTCCTCGTCGCCCAGCAGGCGCTCTTCAACGCCCAGCGGGGGGCGGTCGGCGTCCGCCTCGCCGAGCAGGCGAACCTCGTGACGCTCTACAAGGTCCTCGGCGGCGGGGTGTGA
- a CDS encoding efflux RND transporter permease subunit — MSRFFLQRPVFAWVVAIAMMLAGAMAIVKLPVSQYPPIAPPSISIRAMYPGADAETVADSVVQIIEQKMTGLDRMLYMSSEADSSGSASVTLTFAPGTDADLAWSKVQNKLQLALAALPDVVQQTGLTVSKSTRNYLLIVGLVSEDGGLTNADLNDYTVSKIESVLGRVPGVGEVEVFGSAYSMRVWLDPDRLTKFGMTSDEVVAGLRAYNVQVSAGQLGGAPAVPGQRLNASIRVQSLLKTPEEFGAVPLRTNPDGSVVKVSDVGRTELGSEAPDVAFRFNGKPAGVLAIRQEAGANALDTADRVKAKMDELSKFFPPGVSVVYPMDTTPFVRVAINEVFKALFEAIALVFLVMYLFLGNFRATLIPTIAVPVVILGTFGVLGAFGYSINMLTMFAMVLAIGLLVDDAIVVVENVERIMSEEGLSPLEATRKSMDQITSALIGIGLVLSAVFGPMIFFPGSTGVIYRQFSVTVISSMLLSVVVALVLTPVLCASLLKPVEKGHEAAESGGRLLRPFFLWFDRVFYRLRDTYMGWVGRVLGKRARWAFVFLAIVGAMAVLYQRMPTGYLPDEDQGNLIAMIQLPVGSTLEQTEKVMQDLEHHFLVDQKDAVKSCGAIRGSGFAGRGQNQGLMFVKLKDWDLRQGPGLSAKDVAGKAMRVFGGYRGAVVFVFPPPAVTELGVATGFDLYVQDRGDLAHEGLTKAVNELLDLANKDPRLARVRLNGMPDVPQYKVDIDWEKAGALGVPVNGIQRYLSAAFGSAYVGNFVQGGRVKRVYAQADAPFRMLPEDLHRLHVKNGQGRMVPLSAVASGRWVSGPPRLQRYNAFPAMNIQGEPAPGHSSGEAMNAMEELIAKLPSGVGHEWTGLSYQQRMSESQAGLLYAFSILAIFLVLAALYESWTVPISIVLALPLGVIGGVIASSTRGMANDVYFQIGLLTVLGLTTKNAILIVQFAVQNREKGMGLVEATMEAAKTRLRPIVMTSLAFGFGVLPLALATGAGAGAQKAIGTSVLGGMLSGTFLAVLLIPLLYVLVVKVFERKKAVEAPPVLETPLPAEGK; from the coding sequence ATGTCCAGGTTCTTCCTTCAGCGCCCCGTCTTCGCCTGGGTCGTCGCGATCGCGATGATGCTCGCGGGGGCGATGGCGATCGTGAAGCTCCCCGTCTCCCAGTACCCGCCGATCGCTCCTCCGTCGATCTCGATCCGGGCGATGTACCCGGGAGCGGACGCCGAGACGGTCGCCGACTCGGTCGTCCAGATCATCGAGCAGAAGATGACCGGCCTCGACCGGATGCTCTACATGAGCTCGGAGGCCGACTCCTCGGGCAGCGCGAGCGTCACCCTGACCTTCGCGCCCGGCACCGACGCCGACCTCGCCTGGTCGAAGGTACAGAACAAGCTCCAGCTCGCGCTCGCGGCCCTTCCCGACGTCGTCCAGCAGACGGGCCTCACCGTCTCGAAGTCGACGCGGAACTACCTCCTCATCGTCGGCCTCGTCTCGGAGGACGGCGGCCTCACGAACGCCGACCTGAACGACTACACCGTCTCGAAGATCGAGTCGGTCCTCGGCCGCGTCCCGGGGGTGGGCGAGGTGGAGGTCTTCGGCAGCGCCTATTCCATGCGGGTCTGGCTCGACCCCGACAGGCTGACGAAATTCGGGATGACCTCGGACGAGGTCGTCGCGGGCCTGCGCGCCTACAACGTCCAGGTCTCGGCCGGCCAGCTCGGCGGGGCTCCCGCCGTGCCGGGGCAGCGCCTGAATGCGTCGATCCGGGTCCAGTCGCTCCTGAAGACGCCGGAAGAGTTCGGGGCGGTCCCGCTCCGGACGAACCCCGACGGCTCCGTCGTCAAGGTTTCCGACGTCGGGCGGACCGAGCTCGGGTCCGAGGCCCCCGACGTCGCCTTCCGCTTCAACGGCAAGCCGGCCGGCGTGCTGGCGATCCGGCAGGAGGCGGGGGCGAACGCGCTCGACACCGCGGACCGGGTCAAGGCGAAGATGGACGAGCTGTCGAAGTTCTTCCCGCCCGGCGTGAGCGTCGTCTACCCGATGGACACGACCCCGTTCGTGAGGGTCGCGATCAACGAGGTCTTCAAGGCGCTCTTCGAAGCGATCGCCCTGGTCTTCCTCGTCATGTACCTCTTCCTCGGGAACTTCCGCGCGACGCTCATCCCGACGATCGCCGTTCCCGTCGTCATTCTCGGCACCTTCGGCGTCCTCGGCGCGTTCGGCTACTCGATCAACATGCTGACGATGTTCGCGATGGTCCTCGCGATCGGCCTCCTCGTCGACGACGCGATCGTCGTGGTCGAGAACGTCGAACGGATCATGAGCGAGGAGGGGCTCTCCCCGCTCGAGGCGACCCGGAAGTCGATGGACCAGATCACGAGCGCGCTGATCGGCATCGGTCTCGTCCTCTCGGCGGTCTTCGGCCCGATGATCTTCTTCCCCGGCTCGACGGGCGTCATCTACCGGCAGTTCTCCGTCACCGTCATCTCCTCGATGCTCCTCTCGGTCGTCGTCGCCCTCGTCCTGACGCCCGTCCTCTGCGCGTCGCTCCTCAAGCCGGTGGAGAAGGGGCACGAGGCGGCGGAGAGCGGCGGAAGGCTCCTCCGGCCGTTCTTCCTCTGGTTCGACCGGGTCTTTTACAGGCTCCGCGACACCTACATGGGGTGGGTCGGGCGCGTCCTCGGCAAGCGGGCTCGCTGGGCCTTCGTCTTCCTCGCGATCGTCGGCGCGATGGCCGTCCTCTACCAGCGGATGCCGACCGGGTACCTTCCCGACGAGGACCAGGGGAACCTCATCGCGATGATCCAGCTCCCCGTCGGATCGACCCTCGAGCAGACCGAGAAGGTGATGCAGGACCTCGAGCACCACTTCCTCGTCGACCAGAAGGACGCGGTGAAGTCGTGCGGGGCGATCCGGGGGTCGGGCTTCGCGGGGCGCGGCCAGAACCAGGGGCTGATGTTCGTGAAGCTGAAGGACTGGGACCTCCGGCAGGGGCCTGGCCTGAGCGCGAAGGACGTCGCCGGCAAGGCGATGAGGGTCTTCGGGGGATACCGCGGGGCGGTCGTCTTCGTCTTCCCGCCCCCGGCCGTCACCGAGCTCGGTGTCGCGACCGGCTTCGACCTCTACGTCCAGGACCGCGGCGACCTCGCACACGAAGGGCTCACGAAAGCGGTGAACGAGCTCCTCGACCTGGCAAACAAGGACCCGCGACTCGCCCGCGTCCGCCTGAACGGCATGCCCGACGTGCCGCAGTACAAGGTCGACATCGACTGGGAGAAGGCGGGGGCGCTCGGCGTTCCCGTGAACGGGATCCAGCGCTACCTCTCTGCGGCCTTCGGCAGCGCCTACGTCGGCAACTTCGTCCAGGGGGGGCGCGTCAAGCGCGTCTACGCCCAGGCCGACGCTCCCTTCCGGATGCTCCCGGAGGACCTCCACCGGCTTCACGTGAAGAACGGGCAGGGACGGATGGTGCCTCTCTCGGCCGTCGCCTCGGGCCGGTGGGTCTCCGGTCCCCCGCGCCTCCAGCGCTACAACGCCTTCCCCGCGATGAACATCCAGGGCGAGCCGGCGCCGGGGCACAGCTCGGGCGAGGCGATGAACGCCATGGAAGAGCTCATCGCGAAGCTCCCTTCCGGAGTCGGCCACGAGTGGACGGGCCTCTCCTACCAGCAGCGGATGTCCGAGTCCCAGGCCGGGCTCCTCTACGCGTTCTCGATCCTCGCCATCTTCCTCGTCCTCGCCGCGCTCTACGAGAGCTGGACGGTCCCGATCTCGATCGTCCTCGCCCTCCCGCTCGGCGTCATCGGCGGCGTCATCGCCTCCTCGACGCGAGGGATGGCGAACGACGTCTACTTCCAGATCGGCCTCCTCACCGTCCTCGGCCTGACGACGAAGAACGCGATCCTCATCGTCCAGTTCGCGGTCCAGAACCGCGAAAAGGGGATGGGCCTCGTCGAGGCGACGATGGAGGCGGCCAAGACGCGCCTGCGCCCGATCGTCATGACGTCCCTGGCCTTCGGCTTCGGCGTCCTCCCGCTCGCGCTCGCGACCGGCGCCGGCGCCGGCGCGCAGAAGGCGATCGGCACGAGCGTCCTCGGCGGCATGCTGAGCGGCACCTTCCTCGCCGTCCTCCTCATCCCGCTCCTCTACGTCCTCGTCGTGAAGGTCTTCGAGAGGAAGAAGGCCGTCGAGGCGCCTCCTGTCCTCGAGACTCCGCTCCCGGCGGAGGGGAAGTGA
- a CDS encoding sigma 54-interacting transcriptional regulator, with amino-acid sequence MGAIRDPEELIRALSNELQRILSFDHLSLFLQDVVGEGASWHILRADDQSVLSPVGTIPLEETLEARVVATQRTFSWPPTGEQPDIPGLREALARHGIRSLCAVPLTTANARLGAMSVASRREDAYPGEELEFLSVVADQVALAIDGAASFERLRVANERLARSGERLKLVLDVGNRVLSNLDLQDLLRSIAANVRQVLRCDLASVVLVDEGGTQARLYVLDFPDSRGFMREGAVIPVEGSAMGEFLSVGQPREVSFDGPAETGTQRLRAEGITSGYAFPLVSRGRPLGIFTVMRRTEEKFDRDEMDLIGQVAGQVATALDNALAYRQIAGLRDQLAEEKLYLEDEIRSELSFDEIVGRSDALRRVLKQVETVAPTESTVLISGETGSGKELIARAIHERGARGGRTFVKLSCAAIPAGLLESELFGHQRGAFTGAIADRVGRFELASGGTVFLDEIGEVPLELQPKLLRVLQEREFERLGSSRTLRTDARLIAATNRDLAAMVEAGTFRADLFYRLNVFPIHVPALRERPEDIPLLVRHFVQQLGRRMNKAVETIPAEAMSALARYDWPGNIRELQNLIERAMILTKGPVLRVPLDELRAHGPHAPGTARGRTLQEAEREHVLSTLEETHWVLGGANGAAARLGMNRSTLQFRLKKLGIARPGR; translated from the coding sequence CTGGGCGCGATCCGCGACCCCGAGGAGCTCATCCGGGCCCTCTCGAACGAGCTCCAGCGGATCCTCTCTTTCGACCACCTGAGCCTCTTCCTGCAGGACGTCGTCGGAGAGGGCGCCAGCTGGCACATCCTGCGCGCGGACGACCAGTCCGTCCTCTCGCCGGTGGGCACCATTCCGCTCGAGGAGACGCTCGAGGCCAGGGTCGTTGCGACTCAGAGGACGTTTTCCTGGCCGCCGACGGGAGAACAGCCCGACATTCCGGGCCTTCGCGAGGCCCTCGCGCGCCACGGAATCCGCTCTCTCTGCGCGGTCCCGCTCACGACTGCGAACGCGCGGCTCGGGGCGATGAGCGTCGCCAGCCGGCGGGAAGACGCGTACCCCGGGGAGGAGCTGGAATTCCTCTCCGTCGTCGCCGACCAGGTCGCGCTCGCGATCGACGGCGCCGCGAGCTTCGAACGCCTCCGGGTCGCGAACGAGCGGCTCGCGAGAAGCGGCGAGCGCCTGAAGCTCGTCCTCGACGTCGGGAACCGGGTCCTCTCGAACCTCGACCTGCAGGACCTCCTCCGCTCCATCGCGGCGAACGTGAGGCAGGTGCTCCGGTGCGACCTCGCGAGCGTCGTCCTCGTCGACGAGGGCGGGACGCAGGCCCGCCTCTACGTCCTCGACTTCCCGGACAGCCGCGGCTTCATGAGGGAGGGCGCCGTGATTCCCGTCGAGGGGAGCGCGATGGGGGAGTTCCTGAGCGTCGGCCAGCCGCGGGAGGTGAGCTTCGACGGCCCCGCGGAGACCGGAACCCAGCGCCTCCGGGCGGAAGGCATCACCTCCGGGTACGCCTTCCCGCTCGTCAGCCGCGGGCGTCCTCTCGGCATCTTCACCGTCATGAGGCGGACGGAGGAGAAGTTCGACCGGGACGAGATGGACCTCATCGGGCAGGTCGCCGGCCAGGTCGCGACCGCGCTCGACAACGCGCTCGCCTACCGGCAGATCGCGGGGCTGAGGGACCAGCTCGCCGAGGAGAAGCTCTACCTCGAGGACGAGATCCGCAGCGAGCTGAGCTTCGACGAGATCGTCGGGAGGAGCGACGCCCTGCGCCGGGTCCTCAAGCAGGTGGAGACCGTGGCGCCGACGGAATCGACCGTCCTCATCTCCGGCGAGACCGGCTCGGGCAAGGAGCTGATCGCCCGGGCGATCCACGAGCGCGGGGCCCGCGGCGGCCGGACGTTCGTGAAGCTGAGCTGCGCGGCGATCCCCGCCGGCCTTCTCGAGAGCGAGCTCTTCGGCCACCAGAGAGGCGCGTTCACCGGCGCGATCGCGGACCGCGTCGGCCGCTTCGAGCTCGCGAGCGGAGGGACCGTCTTCCTGGACGAGATCGGGGAGGTTCCGCTCGAGCTGCAGCCGAAGCTCCTCCGCGTGCTGCAGGAGCGGGAGTTCGAACGCCTCGGGAGCTCGAGGACCCTTCGGACCGACGCGCGCCTCATCGCGGCGACGAACCGCGACCTCGCCGCGATGGTCGAGGCGGGGACGTTCCGCGCCGACCTCTTCTACCGGCTGAACGTCTTTCCGATCCACGTCCCCGCGCTCCGCGAGCGTCCCGAGGACATCCCCCTCCTCGTGCGCCACTTCGTCCAGCAGCTCGGCCGCCGGATGAACAAGGCCGTCGAGACGATCCCCGCGGAGGCGATGTCGGCCCTGGCGCGCTACGACTGGCCGGGGAACATCCGCGAGCTCCAGAACCTGATCGAGCGCGCGATGATCCTCACGAAGGGCCCGGTCCTCCGGGTCCCGCTGGACGAGCTGAGGGCGCACGGGCCGCACGCCCCGGGAACCGCCCGAGGCCGGACGCTGCAGGAGGCGGAACGGGAGCACGTCCTTTCCACCCTCGAGGAGACGCACTGGGTCCTCGGAGGGGCGAACGGGGCGGCGGCGCGCCTCGGGATGAATCGCTCCACGCTCCAGTTCCGGTTGAAGAAGCTGGGGATCGCCAGACCGGGCCGGTGA
- a CDS encoding peptidylprolyl isomerase, with protein MTTLRRLIGTAILAPLAFSALPAAAEVIDRILVHVNARIVTQSQLDERTEVALREAPPGLDVARRDDVRKAVLRELLNEALLEDRARELDIVATDVEVEEQIKRLKEQNKVTSEEDFVKALEASNLTPDRLRDQLKRSTTIQRVVGREVNSKVDLSDDALRLAYEREKETWAVPEKVRVAEVLINAGPGAEEKAREAVTLARGGTKFEDVVLRFSDGPTRSKGGDMGTVGKGELAAALDAAAFSLPSGGISDPIQTRSGWHVLKVVEKMPATYRPYSEVKAEILKKEQETQFQKKLAEYLEKLERDAVIKVSGEAVAYYKPPVAAPPPPDTQTPMSTGMPVQLEGRVREERKFEITPTVGYRIGGTASTATSAFIESLEVPAALSFGLTVEYAIRPNLTAELIWSHQDTELKATFLQTPPAGYTGRITHLNVDTIQIGGLWMFGTYGAKIRPYADFLLGVSILTPAPQFSSLTRFSGSIGGGAKVYLSDAMGLRLGFRFMPVYLNSSSSGYGYCDPWYGCYTYYDSNYLYQWDLHTGLTLRF; from the coding sequence GTGACGACGCTCCGACGCCTCATCGGCACCGCCATCCTCGCCCCCCTCGCGTTTTCGGCCCTTCCGGCGGCTGCCGAGGTCATCGACCGGATCCTCGTCCACGTCAACGCCCGCATCGTCACGCAGAGCCAGCTGGACGAGAGGACCGAGGTGGCCCTCCGGGAGGCTCCTCCCGGCCTCGACGTCGCCCGGCGGGACGACGTCCGCAAGGCGGTCCTCAGGGAGCTGCTGAACGAAGCGCTCCTCGAGGACAGGGCGCGCGAGCTGGACATCGTCGCGACCGACGTCGAGGTCGAGGAGCAGATCAAGCGTCTCAAGGAGCAGAACAAGGTCACCTCCGAGGAGGACTTCGTCAAGGCGCTCGAGGCCTCGAACCTCACGCCCGACAGGCTCCGCGACCAGCTGAAGCGTTCCACGACCATCCAGCGTGTCGTCGGGCGCGAGGTCAACAGCAAGGTCGACCTCTCCGACGACGCCCTTCGGCTCGCCTACGAGAGGGAGAAGGAAACCTGGGCCGTGCCCGAGAAGGTGCGCGTCGCCGAGGTCCTGATCAACGCCGGGCCCGGGGCCGAGGAGAAGGCCAGGGAGGCCGTCACCCTCGCGAGGGGAGGGACGAAGTTCGAGGATGTCGTCCTGCGGTTCTCCGACGGTCCGACCCGATCCAAGGGAGGCGACATGGGGACGGTCGGAAAGGGCGAGCTCGCGGCGGCCCTCGACGCGGCCGCCTTCTCTCTGCCGTCCGGCGGCATCTCCGATCCGATCCAGACCCGGTCGGGATGGCACGTCCTGAAGGTCGTCGAGAAGATGCCCGCGACCTATAGGCCCTACTCCGAGGTCAAGGCGGAGATCCTCAAGAAGGAGCAGGAGACCCAGTTCCAGAAGAAGCTCGCCGAGTACCTCGAGAAGCTCGAGCGCGACGCCGTCATCAAGGTCTCGGGAGAGGCCGTTGCGTACTACAAGCCGCCCGTGGCCGCTCCTCCTCCGCCGGACACCCAGACGCCGATGTCGACGGGCATGCCCGTCCAGCTGGAGGGCCGGGTGAGGGAGGAACGCAAGTTCGAGATCACCCCCACCGTCGGGTACCGCATCGGCGGCACGGCTTCGACGGCTACGAGCGCCTTCATCGAGAGCCTGGAGGTGCCTGCGGCCCTGAGCTTCGGCCTGACGGTGGAGTACGCGATCCGCCCCAATCTCACCGCCGAGCTCATCTGGAGCCACCAGGACACCGAGCTGAAAGCGACCTTCCTGCAGACGCCTCCGGCCGGGTACACGGGGCGCATCACGCACCTGAACGTCGATACGATCCAGATCGGCGGCCTCTGGATGTTCGGCACCTACGGCGCCAAGATCCGCCCCTACGCCGACTTTCTCCTCGGCGTGAGCATCCTGACGCCGGCCCCGCAGTTCTCCTCCCTGACGCGGTTCTCGGGCAGCATCGGCGGTGGGGCGAAGGTCTACCTCTCCGATGCCATGGGCCTTCGCCTGGGGTTCCGCTTCATGCCCGTCTACCTCAACTCCTCGAGCAGCGGGTACGGCTACTGCGACCCCTGGTACGGCTGCTACACCTACTACGATTCGAACTACCTCTACCAGTGGGACCTCCACACCGGGCTGACGCTCCGCTTCTGA